A region from the Deltaproteobacteria bacterium genome encodes:
- a CDS encoding 3-oxoacyl-ACP reductase FabG — MKLKGRVALITGAGSGFGREIARLMAQEGAKIAVNDVNVRAIEETLEIIQKTGSEGLSLEADVSNVDQVKAMFEKVVSRWGTIDILVNNAGIVMKPDWKDYEDLHNSSILKAVDEVMKTGKVQESMKITSAFKDEWWHTTININLNGTFYCTREALRVMEKKGKGKIVNIASIAGVQGEPNIPAYSASKGGIVAFTKAVAREVIGSGIMVNAVAPGYCDTPLISTIDPQLLPILKSQIPIGRLGTANEVASLVVYLATDEADYIVGQVIGVNGGMGV; from the coding sequence ATGAAACTGAAGGGCAGAGTCGCCCTGATTACTGGCGCCGGCAGCGGGTTTGGCAGGGAAATTGCCAGACTGATGGCGCAGGAAGGGGCAAAAATCGCAGTGAACGATGTCAATGTCCGGGCCATTGAAGAAACTCTGGAGATTATCCAGAAGACAGGATCGGAGGGATTGTCCCTGGAGGCCGATGTCAGTAATGTTGATCAGGTCAAAGCCATGTTTGAAAAAGTGGTTTCAAGGTGGGGAACGATCGACATACTGGTCAATAATGCCGGCATCGTCATGAAACCGGACTGGAAAGACTATGAAGACCTTCATAACAGTTCCATTCTTAAGGCCGTGGATGAGGTGATGAAGACCGGTAAGGTGCAGGAGTCCATGAAAATCACCTCCGCCTTTAAGGACGAATGGTGGCACACCACCATCAATATCAATCTCAATGGGACTTTCTATTGCACCCGCGAGGCCCTCAGGGTGATGGAAAAGAAAGGAAAGGGGAAAATTGTCAATATAGCCTCGATTGCCGGGGTCCAAGGTGAACCCAATATCCCTGCCTATTCTGCCTCTAAGGGCGGGATTGTCGCCTTTACCAAAGCCGTGGCCAGGGAGGTGATCGGTTCCGGAATTATGGTCAATGCCGTGGCTCCCGGATATTGTGATACCCCACTGATAAGCACCATTGATCCACAGCTTCTGCCGATCCTGAAAAGTCAAATACCCATAGGACGTCTGGGAACAGCCAATGAAGTAGCCAGCCTGGTTGTTTATTTAGCCACGGATGAAGCCGATTATATTGTGGGGCAGGTTATCGGGGTCAATGGGGGGATGGGGGTTTAG
- a CDS encoding ABC transporter substrate-binding protein, giving the protein MKRTGLFLTLVFIFAVFVVSGQPCFAAKTLKIGVLDSLTGVMAPGEGLMHQGVLIAADWINDKGGITIKGENYKIELVSEDTKSSGEGMIAAANKVIMEQDVKFLVGGVMTEMNLAANSVTVPAKVTHIRQYICLAPDELGPNAPQVFSQNPGIVAGMRIAFAHLKAKYPKAKTMSFIWPADGGEPYRQKYLKLLADEFGFKVVFTGAFPNDTTDFNPIVTKALEAKADIFSPMDGWPYHIGSIIKAARSKGYKGPLFNVTPSALPDIIEAAGAGPEVEGFFIVSWYMHGEGVPPIMKEITKRGVAKFGKNFHWHSFGFNTLWSLVQAIESAQSLDPTVVANHWRTMKTIQTVTGPGIMGGQKTYGINNVVCQPLAIVQVVKGKPVNVKWAGNKHTP; this is encoded by the coding sequence ATGAAGCGCACCGGATTGTTTTTAACTTTGGTTTTTATTTTTGCGGTTTTTGTGGTCTCAGGCCAACCCTGTTTTGCGGCCAAAACACTTAAGATCGGGGTCCTGGATTCCCTGACAGGCGTCATGGCTCCTGGCGAAGGGCTTATGCACCAGGGGGTGTTGATAGCCGCCGACTGGATTAATGACAAGGGGGGTATAACTATTAAGGGGGAGAACTATAAAATCGAATTAGTCTCCGAAGACACCAAGAGCTCCGGCGAGGGTATGATCGCCGCTGCCAATAAGGTGATCATGGAGCAGGACGTTAAATTCCTGGTCGGCGGGGTGATGACCGAAATGAATTTAGCCGCCAATTCAGTCACGGTTCCAGCCAAGGTAACCCATATCCGGCAATACATCTGCCTGGCTCCGGATGAATTAGGGCCTAATGCCCCCCAGGTATTCAGCCAGAACCCGGGCATCGTGGCCGGCATGCGGATCGCCTTCGCCCATCTGAAGGCGAAGTACCCCAAGGCTAAAACCATGTCTTTTATCTGGCCGGCCGACGGCGGCGAGCCTTACCGGCAGAAATATCTGAAGCTGCTGGCCGATGAATTCGGTTTCAAGGTGGTCTTTACCGGGGCCTTCCCGAACGACACCACGGACTTTAATCCTATCGTGACCAAGGCCCTGGAGGCCAAGGCGGACATCTTTTCTCCGATGGATGGCTGGCCCTATCATATCGGCTCCATCATTAAAGCCGCCCGGTCCAAGGGCTACAAGGGACCTCTCTTCAACGTTACCCCCAGCGCCTTGCCCGACATCATCGAAGCCGCCGGCGCCGGGCCGGAAGTGGAAGGTTTCTTTATCGTCAGTTGGTATATGCATGGTGAGGGGGTGCCGCCCATCATGAAAGAAATTACAAAAAGAGGCGTCGCCAAGTTTGGAAAGAACTTCCACTGGCATTCCTTCGGGTTCAATACGCTCTGGAGTCTGGTTCAGGCCATTGAGTCCGCTCAAAGCCTGGATCCGACCGTGGTAGCCAATCACTGGCGTACCATGAAAACCATTCAAACCGTGACCGGCCCCGGGATCATGGGCGGGCAGAAGACCTACGGGATCAACAACGTGGTCTGTCAACCTTTAGCCATTGTTCAGGTTGTTAAAGGTAAACCGGTAAACGTCAAGTGGGCCGGTAACAAGCACACACCGTAG